One genomic region from Sphingomonas paeninsulae encodes:
- the hutC gene encoding histidine utilization repressor, producing the protein MIPLHERIRSNIEAKILKGELVPGDRLPIEAELMQEYGCSRMTVNKALSALTLIGLIERRKRAGTFVARPRLHAMVLDVPDLAQEVARRGQSYGYRLLARTIRAPVKDRADEMTLAGRGKLIEVESLHLANGTPLALERRLVSVTAVPTIIDADLEVEASGTWLLRHVPWTEAETRISAMGADGKISELLKIGNGDACLVIERRTWRGDEQITSVRQTFVAEAYDLVARFGSGSPANRTVS; encoded by the coding sequence ATGATACCGCTGCACGAACGCATCCGAAGTAATATCGAGGCCAAAATCCTAAAGGGCGAACTGGTGCCGGGAGATCGGCTGCCCATCGAAGCCGAACTGATGCAGGAATATGGCTGTTCACGCATGACGGTGAACAAGGCGCTTTCGGCGCTCACACTGATTGGGCTGATCGAGCGACGGAAGAGGGCCGGGACATTCGTCGCCCGTCCCCGCCTTCACGCGATGGTTCTGGACGTGCCCGATCTGGCGCAGGAAGTCGCACGTCGGGGGCAGTCCTATGGCTATCGTCTGCTTGCGCGAACGATCCGAGCGCCGGTCAAGGATAGAGCCGACGAGATGACGCTGGCCGGGCGCGGAAAACTGATCGAAGTCGAAAGCCTGCACCTCGCCAACGGGACACCCCTGGCTTTGGAGCGGCGATTGGTTAGCGTGACCGCTGTTCCAACGATTATCGACGCTGATCTTGAGGTCGAAGCTTCGGGTACATGGCTGCTTCGGCATGTTCCGTGGACCGAGGCGGAAACGCGCATTTCGGCGATGGGTGCCGATGGGAAAATCAGCGAGCTGTTAAAAATCGGCAACGGAGACGCGTGTCTGGTGATAGAGCGGCGGACGTGGCGCGGCGACGAACAAATTACCAGCGTTCGCCAGACATTCGTGGCCGAGGCCTATGACCTTGTTGCGCGATTTGGCAGCGGTTCACCGGCCAATCGGACTGTTTCTTAA
- the hslV gene encoding ATP-dependent protease subunit HslV codes for MNDRTSSSMPTWHGTTIVSVRKSGKVVIAGDGQVTMGQTVMKPNARKVRRIGDGTVIAGFAGATADAFTLFERLERKLEAHAGQLMRAAVELAKDWRTDKYLRNLEAMMIVADKDVTLILTGNGDVLEPEAGIAAIGSGGNYALSAAKALVEYEPDAEVLARKAMAIAAEVCVYTNDRVTIEIIEGAAA; via the coding sequence ATGAATGATCGCACATCTTCGTCGATGCCCACATGGCACGGCACCACCATCGTTTCAGTCCGCAAATCAGGGAAAGTCGTTATCGCCGGGGACGGTCAGGTAACGATGGGCCAGACCGTGATGAAGCCGAATGCGCGCAAGGTTCGCCGCATCGGTGACGGAACGGTTATCGCCGGATTTGCGGGCGCGACGGCCGATGCCTTTACGCTGTTCGAACGGCTGGAGCGCAAGCTGGAGGCACATGCCGGCCAGCTAATGCGCGCCGCCGTCGAACTGGCGAAGGACTGGCGGACCGACAAATACCTCCGCAACCTGGAAGCGATGATGATCGTCGCAGACAAGGACGTGACGCTGATCCTGACGGGTAATGGCGATGTGCTGGAACCCGAGGCCGGGATTGCGGCCATCGGGTCGGGTGGGAACTATGCCCTGTCGGCGGCCAAGGCGCTGGTCGAATATGAGCCGGATGCCGAGGTACTGGCACGGAAAGCGATGGCGATTGCAGCGGAGGTTTGCGTTTACACCAACGACCGCGTGACAATCGAAATCATCGAAGGAGCCGCGGCATGA
- a CDS encoding holin family protein has product MALLDSIVGPIAGLLDKIIPDPRARDAAKLELLKLEGSQEMDAVRVQMTAIVAEAQSVDAWTSRARPSFLYVMYTIILWSIPMGLIAAVQPAIAHEIANGMNAYLAGIPEPMWTLFGTGYLGYTAARSWGKSKGVDK; this is encoded by the coding sequence ATGGCATTGCTCGATTCCATTGTCGGCCCGATTGCGGGTTTGCTCGACAAGATCATTCCCGATCCGCGTGCGCGCGATGCGGCCAAACTCGAACTGCTGAAACTGGAAGGATCGCAGGAAATGGATGCGGTCAGGGTGCAGATGACCGCCATCGTCGCAGAAGCGCAATCGGTGGATGCGTGGACCAGTCGCGCACGGCCCAGCTTTCTCTATGTCATGTACACCATTATATTATGGTCGATCCCGATGGGCCTGATCGCGGCGGTCCAGCCAGCAATCGCGCATGAGATCGCCAATGGTATGAACGCCTATCTGGCCGGCATTCCCGAACCAATGTGGACGTTATTCGGGACAGGTTATCTTGGCTATACTGCTGCGCGTAGCTGGGGAAAGTCGAAGGGCGTCGATAAATAG
- a CDS encoding glycoside hydrolase family 108 protein yields the protein MNIDTLIDDAIGREGGYVNHPADRGGATRWGITEAVARAHGYRGEMRSFPRVDAVAIYHRIYWLRPGFAEVAEVAPTIAAELFDTGINMGPAVAVAFLQRALNALNRGASDYADIVAGPRVDAATLVALRAFLKKREPGGTSVLMKALEALQGERYLDLAERRPANEAFLYGWLANRIG from the coding sequence ATGAATATCGACACACTCATCGACGACGCGATCGGGCGAGAAGGCGGCTATGTGAACCATCCCGCCGACCGTGGCGGGGCAACGCGCTGGGGGATCACCGAGGCTGTGGCTCGCGCGCACGGGTATCGAGGCGAAATGCGGAGTTTTCCGCGCGTCGATGCAGTGGCGATCTATCATCGAATTTACTGGCTGCGACCGGGTTTTGCCGAAGTTGCAGAGGTGGCTCCGACGATCGCGGCCGAACTGTTCGACACCGGGATTAACATGGGACCGGCGGTTGCGGTCGCCTTTCTTCAGCGCGCCCTGAATGCCCTGAACCGTGGGGCATCGGATTATGCCGACATTGTGGCAGGACCGCGTGTTGACGCTGCCACGCTGGTGGCACTGCGCGCTTTTTTGAAAAAGCGGGAACCCGGCGGAACGTCGGTGCTGATGAAGGCTTTGGAAGCCCTGCAAGGCGAACGCTACCTCGACCTTGCCGAGCGTCGTCCCGCCAATGAGGCGTTCCTATACGGCTGGCTCGCAAACCGGATCGGGTAG
- a CDS encoding Yip1 family protein: MTDFVPPPASRHSGLIDRVKAILITPKTEWPVIDAEPTTIAQIYKSHVLPLAAIGPVASLIGSTVFGYSIFGITYRPSVVGAVGSAVVAYIFALVGVYLLALIIDYLAPNFGATKNRTQAFKVAAYGWTAAWVVGIFGLIPALSVLGLLGLYSLYLVYLGLPVVMKAPADKAVSYVAVVIVVAIVLSFILSLLAVPLARVFGPPMGIGATAGVVGGTMNVPGGGSVDLGKMQAAAAKMEAATANMQNGQAKPPAAPAVLQTLLPASLPGGFTRTSIESASAGAGGLGGSNAKGEYASGDQIVRLEVTDMGALGGLAALGGAMNIESSKQTATGYDKTGKVDGRLTTEKWDSVGKAGTYNTIVADRFMVEASGTAPSIDVFKAAVGSVSIPQLEAMAK; the protein is encoded by the coding sequence ATGACCGATTTCGTACCGCCGCCCGCCAGTCGCCACAGTGGATTGATCGACCGGGTTAAAGCGATCCTGATTACGCCGAAAACCGAATGGCCTGTGATCGACGCAGAGCCGACGACGATTGCGCAAATCTATAAATCACATGTCCTGCCGCTTGCTGCCATTGGGCCAGTCGCCAGCCTGATCGGATCGACCGTCTTCGGCTATTCGATATTCGGCATCACCTATCGCCCGTCGGTCGTCGGCGCGGTGGGAAGCGCGGTCGTCGCCTATATATTTGCGCTGGTCGGCGTTTATCTGCTCGCGCTCATCATCGATTATCTGGCGCCGAACTTTGGCGCGACCAAGAACCGAACACAGGCTTTCAAGGTCGCGGCCTATGGCTGGACCGCGGCATGGGTGGTCGGAATATTCGGCCTGATTCCGGCGCTGTCGGTCCTTGGCCTATTGGGGCTGTACAGCCTTTACCTCGTATATCTGGGCCTGCCGGTCGTGATGAAGGCCCCTGCGGACAAGGCGGTCAGCTATGTCGCAGTCGTGATCGTCGTCGCGATCGTGCTCAGCTTCATCCTCAGCCTGCTCGCGGTGCCGCTGGCCCGCGTGTTCGGTCCTCCGATGGGCATCGGCGCAACGGCTGGCGTTGTCGGTGGCACGATGAACGTTCCCGGTGGGGGCTCGGTCGATCTGGGCAAGATGCAGGCGGCGGCGGCCAAGATGGAAGCCGCCACGGCCAATATGCAAAACGGTCAGGCAAAACCCCCGGCCGCTCCCGCGGTGTTACAGACGCTGTTGCCCGCGTCCCTGCCCGGTGGCTTTACGCGAACCAGCATCGAAAGTGCGTCGGCGGGGGCCGGTGGCCTTGGCGGGTCGAACGCGAAGGGCGAATATGCCAGTGGTGACCAGATCGTCCGGCTCGAAGTCACCGATATGGGGGCTTTGGGCGGACTTGCCGCGCTGGGCGGTGCGATGAACATCGAATCGAGCAAGCAAACCGCGACCGGCTATGACAAGACCGGCAAGGTCGATGGCCGCCTGACCACCGAAAAATGGGATTCGGTGGGCAAGGCTGGCACCTACAACACCATCGTCGCGGACCGCTTCATGGTCGAGGCATCGGGCACCGCGCCATCGATCGACGTGTTCAAAGCCGCAGTCGGTTCGGTGAGCATCCCACAACTGGAAGCAATGGCGAAATAA